In one window of Solanum pennellii chromosome 2, SPENNV200 DNA:
- the LOC107011947 gene encoding protein COFACTOR ASSEMBLY OF COMPLEX C SUBUNIT B CCB3, chloroplastic isoform X2: MGNSLIPVRRRYLQRLRACSYLDGVQSNGPLNSEEVINVLKHGAIDTSPLVQRLVLLDLDPGTAKLAISFLGPFLSAFAFLFILRIVMSWYPKLPVGKFPYVIAYAPTEPFLGATRKLIPPLAGVDVTPVVWFGLVSFLNEILLGPQGLLVLLSQKQV; the protein is encoded by the exons ATG GGAAACTCCCTAATACCCGTGAGAAGAAGATATTTACAAAGGTTAAGAGCATGTTCTTATCTGGACGGCGTTCAGTCAAATGGTCCTCTCAATTCAGAAGAAGTTATTAATGTCTTGAAACACGGTGCAATTGATACCTCACCACTGGTGCAAAGATTGGTGCTGTTAGATTTAGACCCTGGCACAGCAAAACTGGCAATCAGCTTTCTTGGCCCATTCCTATCAGCATTTGCCTTTCTGTTCATTTTGAGAATAGTCATGTCCTGGTATCCTAAGCTTCCAGTTGGCAAGTTCCCATATGTCATAGCTTATGCACCCACAGAGCCCTTTCTTGGCGCAACACGAAAATTGATTCCTCCGCTTGCTGGAGTTGACGTGACTCCTGTCGTTTGGTTTGGATTAGTTAGTTTCCTTAATGAGATTTTACTAGGCCCTCAAGGGCTTCTTGTCCTCCTATCTCAAAAACAGGTTTAG
- the LOC107011947 gene encoding protein COFACTOR ASSEMBLY OF COMPLEX C SUBUNIT B CCB3, chloroplastic isoform X1: MTISSLICRPPLSNGYPSALLHSHTNGNSLIPVRRRYLQRLRACSYLDGVQSNGPLNSEEVINVLKHGAIDTSPLVQRLVLLDLDPGTAKLAISFLGPFLSAFAFLFILRIVMSWYPKLPVGKFPYVIAYAPTEPFLGATRKLIPPLAGVDVTPVVWFGLVSFLNEILLGPQGLLVLLSQKQV; encoded by the exons atgacTATATCTTCCCTTATTTGCAGGCCACCTCTATCGAATG GATACCCATCTGCTTTGTTACACTCCCATACCAAT GGAAACTCCCTAATACCCGTGAGAAGAAGATATTTACAAAGGTTAAGAGCATGTTCTTATCTGGACGGCGTTCAGTCAAATGGTCCTCTCAATTCAGAAGAAGTTATTAATGTCTTGAAACACGGTGCAATTGATACCTCACCACTGGTGCAAAGATTGGTGCTGTTAGATTTAGACCCTGGCACAGCAAAACTGGCAATCAGCTTTCTTGGCCCATTCCTATCAGCATTTGCCTTTCTGTTCATTTTGAGAATAGTCATGTCCTGGTATCCTAAGCTTCCAGTTGGCAAGTTCCCATATGTCATAGCTTATGCACCCACAGAGCCCTTTCTTGGCGCAACACGAAAATTGATTCCTCCGCTTGCTGGAGTTGACGTGACTCCTGTCGTTTGGTTTGGATTAGTTAGTTTCCTTAATGAGATTTTACTAGGCCCTCAAGGGCTTCTTGTCCTCCTATCTCAAAAACAGGTTTAG